The proteins below come from a single Aegilops tauschii subsp. strangulata cultivar AL8/78 chromosome 6, Aet v6.0, whole genome shotgun sequence genomic window:
- the LOC109741224 gene encoding uncharacterized protein isoform X1 → MSENTQGSVRRAFGDLTNVLGKRPASCDLEKNAGGVKMSRVEKVVDPRKESDEKAKANAGASGNLVEVLVDGIGKEDFARTSIFRGAKVQHMAAQAAGLRSKDDDDVRNRCVSLDSSGINDKAESSLESEGGCEAEDDEDTDSELLPYASEASKIVINDKTNEGECLTQEEMVVSPGNQNPQSSFDATARDDMTCTNVQHPPMGVGGFEKSCATKSCTCTFCLKAAFMWTDLHYQDARSRLGALKKSIKFARSLEAKRQGNEFNADRYSKRAAEMGFELSQQQRSLFLHTENALVRESAQLHSAVVKLKDLRDNCKKDLKI, encoded by the exons ATGTCTGAAAACACCCAGGGCAGTGTCCGGCGGGCCTTTGGAGACCTGACAAATGTCCTTGGCAAGCGGCCAGCCTCATGCGATCTGGAAAAGAATGCAGGTGGAGTCAAGATGAGTCGGGTTGAAAAGGTCGTTGACCCTAGGAAAGAGTCTGATGAAAAGGCAAAGGCCAATGCTGGGGCATCAGGAAACCTTGTTGAAGTTTTGGTCGATGGTATTGGCAAAGAGGACTTCGCAAGGACTTCAATTTTCCGTGGAGCCAAGGTTCAGCACATGGCTGCTCAGGCAGCTGGGCTACGATCcaaggatgatgatgatgtgAGGAATCGTTGTGTATCATTGGATTCTTCTGGCATCAACGACAAGGCAGAGTCTTCCTTGGAATCAGAGGGTGGCTGTGAAGCGGAAGATGATGAAGACACTGATAGTGAGTTGCTGCCATATGCTAGTGAGGCTAGTAAGATTGTAATTAATGATAAGACTAATGAGGGTGAATGTCTGACTCAAGAGGAGATGGTTGTATCACCAGGAAATCAGAATCCACAGTCTTCGTTTGACGCTACAGCTCGTGATGACATGACATGTACAAATGTCCAGCATCCTCCAATGGGTGTTGGTGGCTTTGAAAAATCATGTGCTACAAAGTCTTGCACTTGCACTTTCTGTCTTAAGG CTGCTTTTATGTGGACTGATCTCCATTATCAGGATGCAAGAAGCCGGCTTGGTG CATTGAAGAAGAGCATAAAGTTTGCTAGATCGCTAGAGGCAAAGAGGCAAGGAAATGAATTCAATGCAGACAGATACTCGAAAAGAGCTGCAGAGATGGGATTCGAACTATCTCAACAGCAGAGATCACTCTTTCTTCATACTGAAAATGCCCTTGTTCGTGAATCTGCCCAGCTC CATTCAGCCGTCGTTAAGTTAAAGGACTTGAGAGACAACTGCAAGAAAGATCTGAAGATCTGA
- the LOC109741224 gene encoding uncharacterized protein isoform X2 — translation MSENTQGSVRRAFGDLTNVLGKRPASCDLEKNAGGVKMSRVEKVVDPRKESDEKAKANAGASGNLVEVLVDGIGKEDFARTSIFRGAKVQHMAAQAAGLRSKDDDDVRNRCVSLDSSGINDKAESSLESEGGCEAEDDEDTDRNQNPQSSFDATARDDMTCTNVQHPPMGVGGFEKSCATKSCTCTFCLKAAFMWTDLHYQDARSRLGALKKSIKFARSLEAKRQGNEFNADRYSKRAAEMGFELSQQQRSLFLHTENALVRESAQLHSAVVKLKDLRDNCKKDLKI, via the exons ATGTCTGAAAACACCCAGGGCAGTGTCCGGCGGGCCTTTGGAGACCTGACAAATGTCCTTGGCAAGCGGCCAGCCTCATGCGATCTGGAAAAGAATGCAGGTGGAGTCAAGATGAGTCGGGTTGAAAAGGTCGTTGACCCTAGGAAAGAGTCTGATGAAAAGGCAAAGGCCAATGCTGGGGCATCAGGAAACCTTGTTGAAGTTTTGGTCGATGGTATTGGCAAAGAGGACTTCGCAAGGACTTCAATTTTCCGTGGAGCCAAGGTTCAGCACATGGCTGCTCAGGCAGCTGGGCTACGATCcaaggatgatgatgatgtgAGGAATCGTTGTGTATCATTGGATTCTTCTGGCATCAACGACAAGGCAGAGTCTTCCTTGGAATCAGAGGGTGGCTGTGAAGCGGAAGATGATGAAGACACTGATA GAAATCAGAATCCACAGTCTTCGTTTGACGCTACAGCTCGTGATGACATGACATGTACAAATGTCCAGCATCCTCCAATGGGTGTTGGTGGCTTTGAAAAATCATGTGCTACAAAGTCTTGCACTTGCACTTTCTGTCTTAAGG CTGCTTTTATGTGGACTGATCTCCATTATCAGGATGCAAGAAGCCGGCTTGGTG CATTGAAGAAGAGCATAAAGTTTGCTAGATCGCTAGAGGCAAAGAGGCAAGGAAATGAATTCAATGCAGACAGATACTCGAAAAGAGCTGCAGAGATGGGATTCGAACTATCTCAACAGCAGAGATCACTCTTTCTTCATACTGAAAATGCCCTTGTTCGTGAATCTGCCCAGCTC CATTCAGCCGTCGTTAAGTTAAAGGACTTGAGAGACAACTGCAAGAAAGATCTGAAGATCTGA